The genomic interval ACATCCCAATAACGAAAACGACCGGTTATGAGCAGATGGTTCATGACGAGTTTCGTCAAAAATTCGGGCACGCTATTGACGAGTAGAACCTATCCACAGCGTCAATCTCCCACAATCTACGGTAGGACAATTTCCAACCATCTCAACATCGCTGCGAAACTACTTCCCTGCTATTCGGTTAGTGTCCAGATGCATCGTTTTACTTGTCATTTGGACAAGATGAGAGGAAAACAATGGAGATTAGCCTTGCTGTTATGATGATTTGGTGTGCTGCGCTGCTCTGGTGCAGCCTCAAAGAGACAGAGCGACACTTACGATTCGTTTTTACAGTGGTGTGTCTTTCCGGCGGTATTCTCTTCTTCGCGTGGCATGCTTTCACTGACGAATTCTTTTCCCTTAGATTCTGGAGATTTAGATGGCGCAGATATGAGGAATACTTCCGTATTCTCTCCTCTCTCATAATATTTCTAACGATTGTTTATGGTGCGCGCGTTCTTGGCACTCGGATCGACAAAAGCGGGAGAAAATGAAGCGAACAGCAGATCGATCTATCCGATAAAACTTCAATTGGTCCGGTAGCACTATAAAAGTCTTGCGAGTTTTTCTGATTGATTATATACTGCTTATGGTGATAAGGTAATACATCACGAAAAAGGAACCATGCGCATGAACATCCTCGTCCTACACGGACCGAATCTACATCTGTTGGGAAAACGCCAGCCGGAGATTTACGGACACCAAACGTTACCCGACATCAACGCTACACTTGACCGGTACGCAGCAGCATCACCGCACCCGATTGTTCTCAAAATCTTTCAATCCAATCATGAAGGCGAACTCGTCTCCATCATCGGGGACCATATCGACTGGGCAGATGGCATCCTGATTAATCCTGCTGCTTACACACATACCAGTGTTGCCATCCGAGATGCACTCTCTACTGTCGCCCGACCTGTTATCGAGATTCATCTCTCTAACATTTACGCCCGCGAAGAATTTCGGCATCATTCTTATATATCAGCGGTTGCTGTTGGTGTCATCGGTGGGTTCGGAACGCATAGTTACACGCTTGCTCTTGAAGCAATGATCCACATCCTGCAACGAACTGAGGAAAATTAAAAAAAACGCGAAGCCTGAAACGTAGTGGAAGGCGCATATACGGAGGCGATCCTGAAACTTTAGACGAACCTTACCGAACCGCAAGGAAAATTAAAAAGATGGCAAAAAAACCGTTTGTACCGTTTAGTCGTCCTTGGATTGATGATACTGAAATTGAAGCCGTTAGCCAAGTGCTCGCCTCCAAGTGGATCAGCACAGGCAACAGAGTCCGCGAGTTTGAACGTTCTTTCGCCGAATACCTCGGTGCCAAGCATGCTATCGCCGTCAGTTCTTGCACGGCTGCGTTGCATTTGAGTCTCGTTGTCGCCGGTATCGGTAGCGGCGACGAGGTCATCACAACGCCTTATACCTTCACTGCGACCGCTGAGGCAATCCGATACGTCGGTGCGAAGCCTGTGTTTGTGGACATCAACCCGGATACGTTGAATATTGACATCTCCAAGATCGAGCAGGCGGTAACCCCACGCACTAAGGCGATTCTCCCCGTCCATATCGCAGGTATTGCATGCGATATGGATGCGATACAGGACATCTGCCAAAACCACAATCTCGTTCTTATCGATGACGCAGCCCACGCGATTCCAACCGAATACAAGGGGCAATCCATCGGCAATATCGGTGATCTGTCCGCCTTCAGTTTCTATGCGAATAAAAATCTAACGACAGGCGAAGGGGGTATGATTACCACCAATAACGACGCATTTGCTGAACCACTCCGAACAATGCGGCTCCACGGTATCGACAAAGACGCTTGGTCACGTCAATCGCAGCGCGACATCTGGCGGTACGACATCACCACTGAAGGCTATAAATACAACATGACCGATATTCAAGCAGCGATGGGGTTGTGCCAATTGATGAAACTCAATAAACAGCATGAACGCCGCCGAAATTTCGCGCAGATTTATAAAACGGAACTGGCGAAATTTCCACAAATAAGCACACCTGTGATACCGGATAATCCTCGCGAACATTCGTGGCACCTCTACATTATCCAACTCCAGAACGGCAAACGCGACGAATTTGTGGCATCCTTAAGCGAGGCGAACGTTGAATGCAGTGTCCACTACATCCCGTTACACCTCTTTGAGTTTTATCAGGAGAAATACGGCTACCGTGTCGGTGATTTCCCGTACGCAGAGGCAGCTTATGAACGCGTCGTGAGTTTACCCCTCCATCCAGGGTTGACCGACGGAGACATCCACACCGTGGTTGCGGCGATAGGAAAGATTTTGAACGCATAATCAAGCCGCGAAAACCTTATATCTATAGTCCAGATGAGAGAGACATCCAGTGCAGCAAACGCCAAACTCTACCAAATCATCCCCAGCGAGGTCTGCTTCTCGTGTGATGTCTGCTGCCGATTTTTGGAAGCGGACAGCCCCCTCGCACCTATCTTCACCGAAGCTGAAATGGAAGAAGTTATAGCACACGGTGCAGATCCTGCGCTGTTTCGTCTACAAGCAGATGGGAAAAGTGCCCAAATCCAACTAAAACCCCACAAAGATTTCTATATCTGCCCCTTTTTTGAGCCAGAGACGAGTCACTGTACCATCTATCCGATGCGCCCGCTCGACTGCCAACTCTACCCGTTCGCCCTCATGTTCAGCGAAGATGGGAACGAAGTTGTACTTGGTGTGGATACCCTCTGTCCGTTCGGTGAAGCACATCTCGAAACGGAAGCCTTCCAGCGGCACATCCGCCACGTTATTGATTATGTCGAATCCGAAACGGTCACCGCGCAGATCGCCGCCAACTGGAGCCTCATCGGTGATTACCAAGACACCGTGAAGATTGTCCACACTCTATCACAATTGACAGATGCAACTTCACTCGCTAACACTTAAAGATAAATCAATTTTCGACACATACGCACATCGGACATGCACACGCCTTTCAAGTTACGCCTTTACGCCGCTCTACGTATGGCGGGAGCATTTTCAGTTTTACTGGACACTGCTAACGGACTATCTGTGCATTTTCGCAAAGCAGGGGGACGATTATTTCATGCCGATCCTGCCCATGCCGTACAAAACCGAAAACCGAGACTACCTAAACGTCATCCGCGAAGCGTATCAGTTCATGTTAGCATCGAATCGAAATCCACACATCGCCCGGATAGAAAACGTTCCAGAAGAGATGCTCACTTTTTTTCAAAAGAACAGATTTCGTGGCACTTTGAAGGAAACCGAATACCTCTATGAGACAGCAACACTCAGTGCGTTAAGTGGGAATCGCTTCAAGAGCAAGCGGAACGCCTATAACGCTTTTACCGAGCGGCATCCGTCGGCGACGTTCAGCCTGTACGGCACCGCCGACAGTGGTGCGTGCCTTGCACTCTATGACGCGTGGCACACAGCACGCACAGCAAAATGTGAAGACGAAGTCTATCGCGCGATGCTTGAGGATTCTCAATCAGCACACCGAATCGCGATCGCGCATGCGGAAGCACTCGGGCTTTTGGGTAGGGTTGTTCATATTGATGGGGAAATGAAAGGTTATACCTTCGGATATCCACTTAACGCGGATATGTTCTGCATTTTGTTTGAGATCACAGATCTCGAAATAAAAGGGCTGGCGCAGTTTATCTACCGCGAATTCTGTAAGGAATTAATGGGTTCCTACAAGTGGATTAACGCGATGGACGATTCAGGGTTGGAAAATCTAAAGCGCGTCAAACGTTCCTATCACCCTTGCCAACTGATTTCGTCGTACAATATTGACCGCAAGGAAAATTAAAAAATGAAATCAGCACTTATTTTCCTCAACGGTTACTATGATATACGGCACCTCGATTTTTACCGTCAAGAAATCGAAAATGCGCTGAAGAACCGTTTTCCGATTATCTGCGCTGATGGAGGCATCAGGATTTTCGACGAATTAAATCAACGAGGAAACACGCCTCTTGTACCGGATGTTCTCATTGGTGATATGGACTCAATTGAAAAGGTGGAAACAAAAGCAAAACATACCGTTCAGGATTGGATTGGACAGACAGACAAAGATTACACCGATGGACAACTCGCTGTAGCTTACGCGCTGGAACAGGGCAACTGCCGACACATCATTATTTACGGAGGTTTACCTCGTCCAGAAGCATACGAGACCGACCAATTTCTTGGCAATCTAAAACTGATGCGCTTTGGACATTATCGAGTGTCCACAGGTGAGCCTTACAGTGCTGAAATGCGTGACCCAAAACAAACAATCTACTATGTCCTATCGGCAGTGCGCTTACCCCGAAAAAACAGGAACCTACAACGCGTCTCGCTCATAGCAGAAGCCGACAACGTTATTGTGGAAAGTAGCGAGAATTTACGATGGGATCTTGCGTCGCTACACATCCACCCCGCCCTAACAAATGCCCTTCGCAACGAATTTATAGACGACACAGAATCGGCAACCATCCAATTGGCAGATGGTTCTGCTCCGGTCTACGTGATTCACAACTGGTAGCCAAGTACTTTTTTGAGTGTTTCGGTGTCCAGATTCCCACCGCTCATCACCATCACAACATGTTTTCCCGCCAATGTATCGGTGAGTTTGTGTGCAGCTGCTATTGGCGACGCGCCTGCCCCTTCTGCAAGGTTGTGCGTCCATCGCAATGCCAAACGGATGCCTTCCTTAAGTTCTTCCTCGCTGAGCAATACCATATCGTGAATGCCCTTTTTAATAATGGAAAACGGAAGCGAGAACGGCACCCGGGTCGCAATACCGTCCGCAATCGTATCGCAGGAATCGGTTTCTACGCGTTGTCCGGTCTTCCAAGAGCGGTAGATAGCAGGAGCATTCTCCGCTTGTACACCGATAACCTTGACCTTCGGATTAACTGCCTTCGCAACGGTGATAGCCCCGCAGCAACCACTTCCGCCCCCGATTGGCACAATGATAGCGTCCACATTCGGAAGGCTTTCAAAAATCTCAAGCGAATAGGTGCCGACACCGTGGAAGAGTCCCGGCTCCATACACGGATGAACGTAATAAAGTCCGCGCTCTGCTTGGAGTGTTTCACACAACGCAAGTGCCTCATCAAAATCGTTCCCGTGTTCAATGAGCTCCGCGCCAAACGCCCGCATTGCACTATTCTTTTCTGGGTTATTTCCGTACGGGACAACAACAGTGGCTTTAACGCCAAACTGCGATGCTGCATAGGCGATCGACTGCCCATGATTGCCACGGGTTGCCGTAAGCACGCCCTTTTCACGCTGCGCTTGTGGTAGATGGTGCATGAAATTCAATCCACCGCGCACCTTAAAACTTCCCGTTGGATGATGGTTTTCGTGTTTGATGTATGCCTGAAATCCAAGTCGCTCGGATAATTCTGGATAATGAATTAAGGGTGTCTGTTTTAAAAATCGCGCCACGACCTTTCTCGCGGCAATGATGTCTTGAAATTTAAGAGTTCCCACTTTTATTCCTTTAGTATAGTTGTCAGTTATCAGGTGTCAGAAAAGCATCTACTTACCCAGCCGAGAACTGACAACCAAAAACTGATGACTCTGAAAAATAGCATCTTGTAAACCTAAAAAATCTATGCTAATATGATAACATATCTTAACACGCATATCAAAACCAATTGCAGCGAAAGGAAACACACATGGCGCAAGAATGGCACTCCACACAACTTGAAATTGACGAAACTGACGACCTCATCGAAGTCTGCTATGAAAATGGATGGACAGATGGACTCCCCGTCGTTCCACCGACACCAGAACGCGTTGAACGGATGCTCAGTGCAACAGATCGGGATCCAGATGAACTCATTGCAGCAGTCCCACCCAAATGGGGCAGAGCCACAGTTGAGAAAGTTGCAATCAACGCTGTTATGGCAGGATGTAAACCGGCGTATCTGCCGCTTATTCTCACCGCAGTAGAAGCGATGACCTCCGAACAGTTCAATCTCCACGGTGTCCAAGTCACGACTTCACACGTTGGACCGATGCTCATCGTGAACGGGCCCATCCGAAAACAATTAGAAATCAACGACGGATTCAATCTCTTTGGGCAAGGGTGGCGTGCAAATGCAACCATCGGTCGCACGCTGAGGCTTGTTTGCACCAATATCGGTGGGGCGTTACCCGGTGAACTCGACCGCGCGGCATTCGGGCACGCCGGAAAATACACCTGCTGCATCGCTGAAAAAGAGGAAGCGAGTCCTTGGGAACCCTTGCATACCGAACGCGGGTTTCAAGCGGATGATAACACTATCACCGTTTTCGCCGCCGCTGGTCCTCAAACCGTCAACGATCACGGTAATAACACCGCAGAAGGCATCCTCAACACAATCGCCCAGAATATTGCCGCTCCGGGGAACAGCAGCGGAGAGACGCTTCTCGTCGTAGGCGTTGAGCATGCAAAAACAATTTCAGAAGATGGATTCAACAGAGCCGATATCCGACAGTACATCGCTGACACTACACAGCAATACTCAGCGGAAGATTTGCTGCTCATAGTAGCAGGTGGACCTGCGGGCAGATGGACCATCGTTGTTCCGGGTTGGGGTTCACCGACTTCGCGTGCCGTCACATTGACGGTGTAGACGCTGGATAAACCGGGACTGAAGCTACAAAATTCAGGTGGAATTTTTCGCTGAAAATATTTTTGCAAATCGTCAAAAAATGTGGTATCCTTTTTAAGCAAAGAGAATAAGAAACTGAAATCTATTTTCTAACGTTACACTATAAGGAATAGATGCGATGGACGCGAGAACGCTGTCTTTACCTATCAGCACTTTAGATTACAAACAACCTGCCACCGTGCAAGTCGGCTCCCCTGTTTCCGTTGTCATTGATATGATGCAAGAGGAAGGGCGAGGATGTGTGCTCGTCGTTGATGAAGACGAACAATTAGTTGGAATCATCACGGAGCGAGATCTACTCCAACATGTGAGCGGTCAGCGCGCCGCACCTACGGAATTTAAGGTTGAACAGGTAATGACACCAGACCCTGAAACACTACGCGCCAGTGATCCGATTGCCTTCGCATTAAACTTGATGCACCTCGGGCACTTTCGGCATGTCCCCCTCTGCGTCTGGGATGACCAAGAAGAAGCATATCCCATCGGCATAATTTCAACCCGCGATATTCTCGAACATATCGCTATATTCATAGAAAATCAGGAGTAGGAGGCGTAACCGTGCTGTACGACTTGGCAATTGATGAAGAGTTAGAGCAGATGGACGAAGATGCTGCGTTAAAGGCATGGCGCGCGCAAGAAATTCAGATTTCGCTTAAAGATCTGATGCGTCCTATTGTCACCATTGACATCAACTATAGCACAAACGAAGCAATTGATCTGCTCTTAGCACACAAAATCGGTGCAGCACCTGTTGTGGAGAATGGCAGGCTCCGCGGGATTTTTAGTGAGCGAGACGTGCTAAACAAAATTCTCAACAAGCAAGTTGGAGACTTGGACCACATCGGCGTTGAAGAATTCATGATAGCAGATCCACAGACAGCGCAACCAGAAGACTCACTGAATACCGCCATTCTTTATATGGCGAGCGGTGGCTATCGCCACGTTCCTATTGTTGATACCGAGAATCGTCCCCTCGGCATGGTATCCATTCGTGATGTCATCTCCTATCTCGTAGAGGAATTTCCGCAAGAGGTCTTAACGCTACCTCCGAAACCCGTTCGGGATGCCTTTAAAGCCCGCGAGGGAGCGTAGATGTTTTTTTAAATCTTATATTTTTCAGGTGCGGTTTCCGAGCGCGAACCCTATGTTTGAATATCCCGAAGGCGCGCCTCTCAAGCGTACACCTATCATAGAAAAAAGGAAACGATTGTAATGCGTAAGCCAGTAGAGCAAATTGAGGAAGCGACAATTCTATTTGCTGGCGACTCCGGCGATGGGTCACAGACCATTGGCACGCAAATGACAGAAACCACCGCCCTCATTGGTAACGATGTCGCTACACTCCCCGATTACCCCGCCGAGATTCGCGCACCCGCAGGATCGTTAGCAGGGGTGTCCGGGTTCCAACTCCATTTCTCAAGCGAACAGATTCACACCCCTGGAGATCTTTGCGATGTCCTCGTCGCAATGAACCCCGCTGCCTTAAAGGTTCACCTCAATAAACTTAAACCCAACGGTATCCTCATTGTAAATGTTGATAATTTTGCAGACCGCAATCTACGCCTCGCGGGGTATGAAAGTAATCCACTTGAAGACGATGCACTTACAAAATATCAAGTTTTCCAAGTTGAACTCACGCAGCTCACCCGAAAAGCACTCGAAACAACGGACTTGACGACAGGAGAAATTGATCGGTGTAAAAACTTTTTCGCACTCGGTATGATCCTTTGGTTCTACAATCGTCCGATGGAATACACGATGAAGTGGATCAAGGTGAAGTTCGCTAAAAAACCTGAGT from Candidatus Poribacteria bacterium carries:
- the aroQ gene encoding type II 3-dehydroquinate dehydratase; amino-acid sequence: MNILVLHGPNLHLLGKRQPEIYGHQTLPDINATLDRYAAASPHPIVLKIFQSNHEGELVSIIGDHIDWADGILINPAAYTHTSVAIRDALSTVARPVIEIHLSNIYAREEFRHHSYISAVAVGVIGGFGTHSYTLALEAMIHILQRTEEN
- a CDS encoding phosphatidylglycerol lysyltransferase domain-containing protein; translated protein: MQLHSLTLKDKSIFDTYAHRTCTRLSSYAFTPLYVWREHFQFYWTLLTDYLCIFAKQGDDYFMPILPMPYKTENRDYLNVIREAYQFMLASNRNPHIARIENVPEEMLTFFQKNRFRGTLKETEYLYETATLSALSGNRFKSKRNAYNAFTERHPSATFSLYGTADSGACLALYDAWHTARTAKCEDEVYRAMLEDSQSAHRIAIAHAEALGLLGRVVHIDGEMKGYTFGYPLNADMFCILFEITDLEIKGLAQFIYREFCKELMGSYKWINAMDDSGLENLKRVKRSYHPCQLISSYNIDRKEN
- a CDS encoding CBS domain-containing protein → MLYDLAIDEELEQMDEDAALKAWRAQEIQISLKDLMRPIVTIDINYSTNEAIDLLLAHKIGAAPVVENGRLRGIFSERDVLNKILNKQVGDLDHIGVEEFMIADPQTAQPEDSLNTAILYMASGGYRHVPIVDTENRPLGMVSIRDVISYLVEEFPQEVLTLPPKPVRDAFKAREGA
- a CDS encoding thiamine pyrophosphokinase — translated: MKSALIFLNGYYDIRHLDFYRQEIENALKNRFPIICADGGIRIFDELNQRGNTPLVPDVLIGDMDSIEKVETKAKHTVQDWIGQTDKDYTDGQLAVAYALEQGNCRHIIIYGGLPRPEAYETDQFLGNLKLMRFGHYRVSTGEPYSAEMRDPKQTIYYVLSAVRLPRKNRNLQRVSLIAEADNVIVESSENLRWDLASLHIHPALTNALRNEFIDDTESATIQLADGSAPVYVIHNW
- a CDS encoding threonine dehydratase; translated protein: MGTLKFQDIIAARKVVARFLKQTPLIHYPELSERLGFQAYIKHENHHPTGSFKVRGGLNFMHHLPQAQREKGVLTATRGNHGQSIAYAASQFGVKATVVVPYGNNPEKNSAMRAFGAELIEHGNDFDEALALCETLQAERGLYYVHPCMEPGLFHGVGTYSLEIFESLPNVDAIIVPIGGGSGCCGAITVAKAVNPKVKVIGVQAENAPAIYRSWKTGQRVETDSCDTIADGIATRVPFSLPFSIIKKGIHDMVLLSEEELKEGIRLALRWTHNLAEGAGASPIAAAHKLTDTLAGKHVVMVMSGGNLDTETLKKVLGYQL
- a CDS encoding CBS domain-containing protein codes for the protein MDARTLSLPISTLDYKQPATVQVGSPVSVVIDMMQEEGRGCVLVVDEDEQLVGIITERDLLQHVSGQRAAPTEFKVEQVMTPDPETLRASDPIAFALNLMHLGHFRHVPLCVWDDQEEAYPIGIISTRDILEHIAIFIENQE
- a CDS encoding YkgJ family cysteine cluster protein, whose amino-acid sequence is MRETSSAANAKLYQIIPSEVCFSCDVCCRFLEADSPLAPIFTEAEMEEVIAHGADPALFRLQADGKSAQIQLKPHKDFYICPFFEPETSHCTIYPMRPLDCQLYPFALMFSEDGNEVVLGVDTLCPFGEAHLETEAFQRHIRHVIDYVESETVTAQIAANWSLIGDYQDTVKIVHTLSQLTDATSLANT
- a CDS encoding DegT/DnrJ/EryC1/StrS family aminotransferase, whose amino-acid sequence is MAKKPFVPFSRPWIDDTEIEAVSQVLASKWISTGNRVREFERSFAEYLGAKHAIAVSSCTAALHLSLVVAGIGSGDEVITTPYTFTATAEAIRYVGAKPVFVDINPDTLNIDISKIEQAVTPRTKAILPVHIAGIACDMDAIQDICQNHNLVLIDDAAHAIPTEYKGQSIGNIGDLSAFSFYANKNLTTGEGGMITTNNDAFAEPLRTMRLHGIDKDAWSRQSQRDIWRYDITTEGYKYNMTDIQAAMGLCQLMKLNKQHERRRNFAQIYKTELAKFPQISTPVIPDNPREHSWHLYIIQLQNGKRDEFVASLSEANVECSVHYIPLHLFEFYQEKYGYRVGDFPYAEAAYERVVSLPLHPGLTDGDIHTVVAAIGKILNA